Genomic DNA from Bemisia tabaci chromosome 2, PGI_BMITA_v3:
atatctgaacatttcaaggactaatatgcatgaatttcgccaaaaatacatgttttatcaagtgaatttggcaactctcgaatgttcatacggctttcttccttagcacggcagtaaatgCTCGCGCTGGGCATTGACCGTCCTTGGCGGGCATGAACAACGCTGCCCGCGCACGTTttcgcagtggcgtggtgtgctttgcgatttatcgattgatctgccatttaaacttatggaaatggatcgattgACAgattgttcgcaacgaacacctcaataatcgattctttaccgtagcttcaaatggggaaatcgataatcgatcattcatgcctcgccactggtttccGCAAAGGCGAAAGGATCGTTTACCGCTGACGGCGCTGACCACGTGTGAAGGGGCCGAACCGAGAGCTTGTCAGTTTTGTCTTATCACAACtgattatgaataaaaaaagcgAGGATACAATCCGATGCTAAATTTATTGTTGTAGTCATGAGAAGAAAAGTTTCGGTGCTTACATCGTCACACTGATATCGAATATTCGATAGATATtagaaaagtgttgaaagcactgcaaaaaaaaaaaaaaaaaaaaaaaaaaaaaaaaaaaaaaaaaaaaaaaaaactcattagatctggagtccagactcttgaaaacattgacgagaaaaaatactcttgattcaatcggatttttgcttgaatcaaaacgaaatccgcttaaattgagaggcttggttcttgatttaagctagattctggttgaatcgagagtactttttcttgtcgatgtttttaagagcctggactctagatccaatgtgtttttttttttcagtgagcatatacaagcgggaaagttctgaTGCGTTCGTATTGAAGAAACGGTCGGCTGTAAATAtgtgggaaaattgtgaaaattaagGTCTAAATTTCTTTATTGAAAAGGGCCTTTGCTTCCGTGGgcggttaaaatttcaagaatgtcCGGAgaagggcccccggacccccacTTCTGGCAAAAACCCCTCCTCCCCACCGCAGTCTCGTTTCAGACAAGTTGggaacggcgcacagtggatcgagtcaatgagagaggtcggacaaaaatttgtttactaaaagtgcaaattttgatgttgaatttgtcgaattttggattttaaaaagtgcttctagagaaaaatttcacgagaaaaccaatggaaccactttcataacttcaaaattctatatacactgaaaaaaaataatatagccgtagagacaagataaacttgttaaacctgccttgtctcaggaacaagacttttagtctgccgaacaactcagtttgtttgggaaacaacacccgtttgttaatgcaacaagaccagtcttgttttatatgctaggtttctgagccaccggactcgatagtcttgtcactgtaacaagattctctactcaccgcgagtaatggtcaaattcaaagagagcgtattattttatatattttgaaagagtattttaagaactacgcttaataattgttccccgaaaatttttctggatgtttaatgacaaggtaaaaacaataagtttataattcttttttaaaaataaatcgctcatgcgtaaggttttaaaatcaaatgtatctaattataaattatttgtttaacgtttggtttatttatatattattaattattatcatgatataaaataaaaataaaaattagaatcataaacacggaacaaaggaaacatcgttgcttgaacaaacacattttttcggcctaaattgtccatttttatctgatgtagaatgtaaattccttttcgtaaacggtaagtaaatggtaaaaaagaaaaaaaaccaaacaacctgatgctctacgcattccacagacttgagataataacaaaatgaaaaagtattcTGTGGGCTATTATACCTAAAATTCGGATCCCCTCATATCTACTCCGGATAGCTCGGTCAGTAGAACACTCGATCCGTAATCAAGCGGTCCCAGGTTCGAATCCCGATCAAGTCGGTAATATTTGAAAAGTCGGATGAGACGATTCTGGCATAAGTGGAGTGAAGGAAGTAGAGAACAAATATATTTTCGTACAAATCGTGcaatttgtgacatttttttttgcaattttaatttcttccgaatACTTTGACAAGACAGGTCTTGTTCCCAgaactagacaattttgttaccgTGACTAGACTTTTGACTTATGCAACAAGGAAGTCTTGTTCCCTAAACAAGACTGTATGTGTCCCATAAACTAGAATGCCTTgtggatcaaatataacaagacggtcttgtctgggtgactagaatccttgtttctcggacaaggcacttttttcagtgtagacggagttataagcgtttaaagtttccaaattttgtccgacctctcctaatgcgtcgatccactgtgcggcagctCTTTTTCGTTGCCCGCAAATTCGGGCCTGTCTGTATCGGGTCATGAATGAAAAGatcgaaaaatttttgaagcactTTCGGCAGTTTGCACTTTTTGGTTTCGTCAAGTCAAATGGTGAAACAAAGCAAGCAATAAGTTTTTCTCCACTATGTTACAGGACAATGATGTCAAAAGAAGAGACCAACAAGAACAACAATATGCTGACGGGCATGACCCACGAATGTGGTGTGTTCGGATGTATTGCAGCAGGAGATTGGCCAACGCACATAGATGTTGCACAGGTCATTTGTCTTGGGCTGGTGGCATTACAGCataggtaatttttctcttttttttcttttttcctgttttttctttcttttcgttAATTCAACTTTAAACTTTAcattataaattaaaaacaacttGGGTAGATAAGATTACCGCAACCCATCCTAAACGTAGATAAGCGGTAGCAAAGCAAACAACGGCCTAGAGCGCTTCCAAGATTTCCGAAGATTGGAAAATACCTTATTCCATGTTATAGAAAAACTATTCTcttctttccttcctttttttctactCCAGGAGATGTAAAGTGTCATGGACGATAcgtttaatttcattaaaattgaaaacaacttCAATTGAATTGAAGAAAATCCCATTGAAatcaaaaatgattttcttttgaaaaggaagttttcttgaaatatatatatttttttttaaaaaaaattaaacctgatttctttcaatttaagaaaaaacaaaaaccctATTCAAAAACCATTTCCCTCGCCGCCGCCCCCTCCCTATGCATTCCGATTGGCAATGGTCAGCTGCTTTGAAGCATTGTTTCCATAtttaaataatgtaaattaatgTCTTGGCTGGACGCGGATTTTGCCAGGGTCAGTCTTCGACCAAActgcatttggacgtatttctgccaaacggaactatgtgcattaacaTAGTTTAACACGTAGCTTTATCTACTTTAAGCCAAATTAGAATTATATTCATTTCTATTTCCACAAATTTGTATTCATTGgctttttttcatataattatACATGCAACTTTTAAGTCCTTATCTTTTTATGTAGAAGAACTTATATTTCTAATAGAAATACACAAGATCTACGAAAAATATATTCAACCAGAATCAACCTTTTGGTAACAAATGTAGCTTTTAATGTAGCGAGGATAGTTCTTTGTGCTCTGCCCTTTATATCAAGATAatctaagacccataagaatatatgcatgacagggctcatgtcataatgcacatacctattttcgtttggcagaaatacgtccatttaacagTGCCAAATTTCAAATCAAGTATACTTTTTCAAGAAGAAGAGAACGAGACAATAAAGCTTTGAAACTTAATGGGAAATGCCCTTCAGTAATAaggaacagggccggatttacctacttgccgcccccttctcattcgttttgaaacatcaataaaaaccatcaagtgaacgtgccggaggggaagggtgcataagacgcgtttacctactcatgttgagtacattttttgcgaaagccctgtcaacactactggtaaaatttcacggaactttgcgcgaaagttaagttccgtaaaaaaaacatatctccGTGTGAACAAAGTCCTCCGtgcataagaaatgaaccaaaaaattgaaagaacaaacataaatgtggtttaataattttaacttccgccgctgcgccggactgatcgcactgtgtttggcgcaatgcgtgaagtattcctgcagtcttgtaggcgctacgcgtttcacgccaactgctcCTGACcggcgcactgtgtttgacgcaatgggcgaagtattcatgctgtcttgtaggcgctaatatgtgttacatgtcgaccgcagtgccgagggcttgtccttttcttctcaagtcttcgtcatcattcctctctgcgctgagccccaggccaaattgcgtgtttagttcctctcttaactcgactaattaaatatgctgtctcttttatcaccgaaaaacgataaaattagaaattactatactctcaggaaagagggATTTTGTCCCTTTttcaaattgataatttttttttctgaatccgatttttttttatacctacctacatttaaaaaaattgcaaaatttgccgccatgggccgcggcccatgtggcagcccccttaatccggccctgataaagaaaataatttttgtgtttaCTTTCAAGTCAGAGCGTTACTCAGTTTTTtcgtagaaaaagaaaaacatgcgAGAGGATTCGGCAACGCTTGCAGTTAAGCTGTTTCTGGTTGAAATCGTCAAATTAATGTAGCCGTTTGTGTGTGCAATCacatagattttgaaatttcttccaTGTGAGTTTGCGGAGCGTCGAAAAGAGATGGAAATCTTCTGAAGTCCGATATCATTCAATCTATGCTACACTTCAAAAAGAAAGCATTTCTAATTTAGAgatgccattttattttcttcacttttaaGACATTTTTGGACAGGATCATAACGATTGTATCAGTGCGTTGAATTTCCCTACGATAATTCTTTCTATTCAACATATCGACGGTTTAGGTCcgtaaccacgtatctcttttgcggtgtttgtaaatttccgcttctatattatttttttaaaggagaacgaattgacatcattccttgaaggttttgcagaatttccttcgcacagagaagaaaagtcacggcagttttaatgaattgccgttgggtagttttccgtttaaaaaataaagtatgcgacgtcgcaaaccgagatacatggttgtggacttacaccgtcgacatgtaaTTTCAAGAAATAGGAAAGTGTTTTTAACTGGATCGGTAAATTTGTTTCAGAGGCCAAGAAAGTGCTGGCATAGTAACTAGTGAAGGTAACAATGCAAAAAATTTCCACGTGAAAAAAGGCATGGGAATGATAAATAATATCTTCAACGATGAATCAATCCGACAGCTAAAAGGTGAGGCATCAATTGAATTAAATTGCTCATGCTTCCCATACAGATTTTTACCCATTGGAAAATAGGTTGAACTCAGTCTATAGACATAACTATCATTTCTATACACGATGTATGGACGAAACAGGCTGGGAAAAATGGTTACAgagccaaaagaaaaaaaaaaaaactctatacGCAAGCTAGAGCTTTTGAGAAATTTACCAaaaacgcctgaatgcaactatacATACTTTCTGGATGTCCGTTTTGCATACATTAGAAACTGAAGGCGCCTTCGCTTGCTCTCAAGCTCGGTGTCTCACAAAATCCTCAATGTGCAttaaaaactgacaacataTTTGTATGATTATTTCTTAGGGAGTTTAGGCGTCGGACACACAAGATATTCGACAAGTGCAGCATCGGAAGAGGTTAACTGCCAGCCATTTGTAGTTCACACAGCCCATGGAGTTTTGTGTGTGGCACATAATGGAGAAATTATCAATAAAGAAAAACTGCGAAGGAAGGTATGTTTTAATTTCTCACTCTCCCTCTTTGAGTCGAGTGAGAAAATATCATCCTAAAATATGTgattagaaaaatttgaaatgatttaTCTTGAGCGATTTCAAGtcctaaaaaggaaaaatccggacttgaaaaattgtttgaaaggCCGGACGGAATCCCACCTTCTTAAGTTATGGGAACATTCACGAATCAAACCGTGATTCTTCTTTATTAAACGTTGGTGTGGAGGAACACTTTCTTGTGGTTTCCTATTCGGGTGTCGTTCGGAACTTGGACTGCATGGAAAGTCCATCAATAGGTAGCCAAATCAGGAAAATCAAGTCAGATGGCTTTTTTCAAAAGAGTGCCTATATCTTCTCAATCTCAACCAATCAATAACATCAATTTTAGAAAGACTGCAAGTAATTTTGGACAGGATAAGCTAATGAGAGGACAGCTCGCTCCTgtaaaagttccaaaaactcgCATCGGCTTGTAGAGCCcaatcagaaaataaattaacttCAGAACAAGTAATGTTTTAAATTCATTGAAACTTAGCTTCTACCATCACTGTTTTGAAATTAACTCTAATGATCTTTGGAATGGCTCAAAAATGGGGGAAGTTCCACAATACTGAGGAGAATGTGTCATCGTGAGGGCTGCAGTTGACAACATAAGTTGTGTGTTTAATGAAACAATTTAGTCATTTAAAACTGGTTAGAGCATGGCTATACTTGCTTCAGATGATAATCAATTTATgagttgaatgaaaaatttgggTAAGAGGAAGCAGAATGCATACAGAAGATGGCAAACCTTATCAGTTCAACCCATTCCAGAAGCTATACCCAGACGCGTACCTACACacatatttataaaatatcatTCTTTTAATTTGATCACTTTGCAAGCAGTCCAATGAAGGTACAAGATGTAATCAAAGTGAAATTTAACATACCTGAACACCATAACTCAAGGAGTCAAATCAAGGAGGAAATCTTACAGCTTGAACACAATACCTACACATTTCCTTGCTTGGCTTGTAAATAAAAGAACAAATAGTGTATCACAGTTTACGATTACACTCACAAGTCTGTAATATAAATCCTGTACAGTGATCAGAAAACAAGACACGTCGAtagtttattttattcatattcTAAGCAGGAGTGATACACTGAAATTGATAATACTGATAACAAGAGAtaagaatgtaaacaaaaacaagtTATCAGCGACGGTGGCGCTGTCTATCAGATTTTTGTTCAGATGAGAAGTGTTGTTGCACTTATTGCGGAAGTTGTATTTGAAGGAGAAACTAACACCCCGATATATTTTTAGAACTCACTTCGCTTGACTACGAAGCTCAACTCGCTTATTTTTCTCTCGTTACCCTTTGGATGGGTGGAGCTCTGTTAggtattttaaaagtaaaattatcTTTAGAATCTTTATCCAAATTAAATCCGCTGGGTCCTTGttctgaaattttaagtaattaaCCATTTTACCAACAAAATCTCATCAAGATTCACCAAcccgaattttgagaaaagtttgaCACTTACACCAAAATGACGGCACACTGTACAATATTTGTATAATTATATTGCTACTCTTGAATTACATTTATTCAAACACTAATAGGAAAAAATGTGAGTCTGCGGCTGTGCGCAAAACACAATGCGACATACCTGACTCCAATTCATAGTAAAGTGAGTTAATGGGAAAGGTTGAACATGATGTGGTGACTTTAAAAGTTTATATTTACATGAATACATAACGTAGAGCTTTAAAAGAGGctccattgtttttctcttaaaatttcccAATACAGTGTAGTGAAATGAATTGATTATCGACATTTGCAGGTTTgtttagtaaaaaattgtaagttcAGCTTCTTCTAATGGTTCGCTCCACTGTTAACGACGGAACAAAAAGCGGCGTTTCAAGTCTTCTCttatgtacttttttttaccaaaaaaccaATCGACGGTTTTTCTTGGAATTCTCTGCAAATTTTCTTCACTTATTCAGAGAAATGCATGGATATATTTTGGTCAGTATATcttctaaaaataataataatgatgagaTATGATCGGTGATTTCAAACTTTGCACCGGATATGCGCATTTTTCAATCCCAGCCATCggtattcaaatttttgactcaatttttggGTGCTTTTTAGTTCAATGGGACCGATCGATGATAAGCTTCTGCAATTTTTcggacttaaaaaaaaaaaccgcattcTAATTTGTTCTCACTTTAAACTTGGATAGGTATTAGAGCGAGGAGTAGGGCTTTCTACACACTCCGACAGTGAACTGATCACACAGGCTTTGTGCCTAAACCCTCCAGACGGTGAGAGAAATGGAGTTGATTGGCCGGCTCGTATCAGACACCTTATGTCGCTATCACCTCTCTCTTATTCGCTTGTTTTGATGGAGAAGGACAGAATCTACGGAGTGAGGGATCCCTACGGAAACAGACCACTGTGCATTGGGAAAATCCTTCCTCTAAATTGTAAAGATGGTAAGTGCATACTTTCATCATCTGAACTCTTGGACCGAGATTAACAAAGAGGAGCCAGCCCTCATGaagttaaaactgagaaaaagagatttGGAGTCTCATTTCTCCGTAAGACTCAatgtggaaaataaaattttactcttctttttgcagaccaattttttttttcgactttgagtttttggcggGAGAAAATACATAGTTAGTGAAACTTAAAAACAGTcattaacttatttttttcgaaaatgcggGTTGGTTCTCCTCTAATAAACTCGGCccaaatgaggagcttggaggacacggCGCTTGAGTGCGCTTTTTGCTAGGTATTTAGAGGAAAACATGTTTAGAGTTTCTAAATTATATGAAGCCTTATAgcggaaagaaatttcaaactcgaattttgatgcttaaaaattggattttaccgAAGAATTTTACACAGAATTTAGTTCAAACCCAGATTTAGTTAAACTAAAATTGAGAtatactattttagattttaaccatttttctttttactgattttcagccgaaacattttggttttattcgtgTAAATTAGTCTTGTTACCcgcgttttaaattttttcattattggATATAGGTACTTTGATGGATGTGATCATTTATGGGTCCGGCGTTTATTTATACTTGGCATTTACGTATTTTGTTTCacatgtttcagaaaatgttggGGAAGAGGGTTGGGTTATATCCTCAGAGTCATGCGGGTTCCTATCGATTGGAGCTCGATATGTGAGAGAAGTTTATCCAGGTGAAATCGTCGAACTTTCAAGAACAGGGATTAAGACCATATCAACCGTCGAGAGGCCAGATAATAAGCCGCCCGCTTTTTGTATTTTCGAATATGTGTACTTTGCCAGATCCGACTCAGTGTTCGAAGGTAAATTCTTTCATAGTTCCTTAATCTCTTccgaatttaaggtgattcgatggacaccatattttgtatcagaacggcatgcgatatatcgcatcaattggttccattttttcagctacttgtcatttttctccaattttgagatcgcaattctgttgtcagg
This window encodes:
- the LOC109040169 gene encoding amidophosphoribosyltransferase produces the protein MMSKEETNKNNNMLTGMTHECGVFGCIAAGDWPTHIDVAQVICLGLVALQHRGQESAGIVTSEGNNAKNFHVKKGMGMINNIFNDESIRQLKGSLGVGHTRYSTSAASEEVNCQPFVVHTAHGVLCVAHNGEIINKEKLRRKVLERGVGLSTHSDSELITQALCLNPPDGERNGVDWPARIRHLMSLSPLSYSLVLMEKDRIYGVRDPYGNRPLCIGKILPLNCKDENVGEEGWVISSESCGFLSIGARYVREVYPGEIVELSRTGIKTISTVERPDNKPPAFCIFEYVYFARSDSVFEGQMVYSVRMQCGRELAKEACIEADIVSSVPESGTAAAHGFSRQSGIPFAEVLCKNRYVGRTFIQPSARLRQLGVAKKFGALSENVAGKRLILIDDSIVRGNTIGPIIKLLRDAGATEVHVRIASPPLHYPCYMGINIPTREELIANKLDNVQLAKHTGADSLAYLSVEGLKIAVRRQLVPREKDGVGHCTACLTGEYPTELDW